One window of the Cotesia glomerata isolate CgM1 linkage group LG10, MPM_Cglom_v2.3, whole genome shotgun sequence genome contains the following:
- the LOC123273123 gene encoding M-phase phosphoprotein 6: MEKVQLSKSILQMKFMKRTKEKVDKEKFQMEGEEYFENQLTTKMKKESGKYVMESSYVFCEQLVDGRLSFRGMNPEIEKLMEQENNLKNLKEEIKRETEVSDEQMAKRFKSSQVKTMGKKFQTKKNRHIRFPSDDEDEVKNKNAFLKPKD; the protein is encoded by the exons ATGGAGAAGGTACAATTGTCTAAGAGTATTTTACAAATGAag tttatgaAAAGAACAAAAGAGAAGGTtgacaaagaaaaatttcaaatggaaGGAGAAGAGTATTTTGAAAACCAATTGAcgacaaaaatgaaaaaagaatc tggGAAATATGTTATGGAATCAAGTTACGTGTTCTGTGAACAATTAGTAGATGGAAGGCTCAGTTTTCGTGGAATGAATcctgaaattgaaaaattaatggagcaagaaaataacttgaaaaatttaaaagaagagATAAAACGAGAAACAGAAGTTTCTGATGAACAAATGGCGAAACGTTTCAAGTCGTCACAAGTCAAGACaatgggaaaaaaatttcaaactaaaaaaaatcgtcatATAAGATTTCCATCTGACGATGAAGAtgaagtcaaaaataaaaatgcttttttaaaaccaaaagattaa
- the LOC123273125 gene encoding 39S ribosomal protein L46, mitochondrial, which produces MLKQSFKFYTCINSLSNQLKCQMSTATREKWDLLSAICVERHPIITAPKTEIEENFQGLLDEIELENSLKCDHELNVENEKRKDEKIKKGMIDLDADVIISMRAQDIEDQGDAELKEFKFASRITEADLKNITSSLERKLDKTLFLCVQQKIGNDNLWLPPQGLREQGENMRQAAERILQKTCGENLSVRIYGNAPMGFYKYVYPKTVRENGSRGAKIFYYLARYVNGTLPSNLKYQWLDRDELKQALPKPIYKSVSEFLIPEQPS; this is translated from the exons atgttgaaacagtcatttaaattttatacttgtATCAACAGTTTATCAA ATCAATTAAAATGCCAAATGAGCACGGCGACTCGCGAAAAATGGGACCTGCTTAGTGCAATTTGTGTTGAAAGACATCCAATAATAACAGCACCTAAAACtgaaattgaagaaaattttcagggTTTACTGGATGAGATTGAGCTGGAGAACAGCTTAAAGTGTGATCACGAATTGAACGTAGAAAACGAAAAGCGAAAAGacgaaaagataaaaaaaggtATGATTGATTTAGACGCAGATGTTATTATCTCAATGCGTGCTCAAGACATAGAGGACCAGGGTGATGCCGAATTGAAGGAATTTAAATTTGCTTCTCGTATTACTGAagctgatttaaaaaatataaccaGTTCTCTAGAGAGAAAATTGGACAAAACTTTGTTTCTTTGTGTTCAACAGAAAATTGGTAACGATAATTTATGGCTACCTCCCCAAGGGCTTAGAGAACAAGGAGAGAATATGAGACAG GCAGCTGAAAGAATTTTACAAAAGACTTGTGGAGAAAATTTAAGCGTAAGAATTTACGGAAATGCACCCATGGGATTTTATAAGTATGTTTATCCAAAAACGGTCCGCGAAAATGGTTCACGAGgcgctaaaatattttactatcTGGCCAGGTACGTTAACGGCACCCTTCCTAGTAATCTCAAGTACCAGTGGCTCGATAGAGATGAATTAAAACAAGCTCTACCAAAACCCATTTATAAAAGTGTTTCTGAGTTTCTTATTCCTGAACAACCATCTTAA